In one window of Saccharomyces paradoxus chromosome VII, complete sequence DNA:
- the SOH1 gene encoding mediator complex subunit SOH1 (Subunit of the RNA polymerase II mediator complex~similar to YGL127C), whose amino-acid sequence MSNTSGNAPATPPSDQNPLPTRFEVELEFVQSLANIQYVTYLLTQQQIWKSPNFKNYLKYLEYWCNPPYSQCIVYPNCLFILKLLNGFMESAIVNEDGLLEGLDELPKIIQLQGPQWMNEMVERWAN is encoded by the coding sequence ATGTCAAACACTAGTGGCAACGCACCAGCGACACCTCCCTCGGACCAAAATCCTCTCCCCACGAGGTTCGAAGTGGAGCTCGAATTTGTCCAGTCACTGGCAAACATCCAATACGTAACGTACTTGCTCACTCAACAACAGATATGGAAGTCTCCGAACTTCAAAAACTACTTGAAATACCTGGAGTACTGGTGCAACCCTCCCTATTCGCAATGCATCGTGTATCCAAACtgtcttttcattttgaagCTGCTGAACGGGTTCATGGAGTCCGCAATTGTCAACGAAGATGGCCTGCTGGAAGGGCTGGACGAGCTACCCAAGATCATTCAGTTACAGGGCCCGCAATGGATGAATGAAATGGTAGAGAGGTGGGCCAACTGA
- the SCS3 gene encoding Scs3p (Protein required for inositol prototrophy~similar to YGL126W), whose amino-acid sequence MPSKLFNAIHLLVCPLTVLVGYLINAYGYGAALQATLNKDGLVNAMFVKKGWFWTSLVGWWCIIRYRAVPGATGRDRRHIVQSFKRYAILTVWWYIFTQGIWFGVGPIMDLVFVYTGGHCHYDVFDDAGHVNENFQGSGTRTQRALALIHNVLTLHGTDQEHHQQQLWDRSMESIQGALQATGPKNAENVTASAAAGINAFIHDQMHRWQGPLTTSAQCRRFGGHWAGGHDPSGHVFLATLMCMFLLGELRVFGRRALAHLYAQKWQLVRLVTRLFDTGPLWTWRRCGGNSMSCGARLWRALVEPPAACAAALLRLTRCIACDHPVVILLILLVTWLWQLLLTAVASRFHTVREHMSGLLAAYIVTGVVYARDAAALRSL is encoded by the coding sequence ATGCCTAGCAAATTGTTTAACGCTATACACCTACTGGTGTGCCCGTTGACGGTACTGGTAGGATACCTCATAAACGCGTATGGCTACGGCGCGGCGCTGCAAGCAACGCTGAATAAGGACGGTCTGGTAAACGCTATGTTCGTGAAGAAAGGGTGGTTCTGGACTTCCTTGGTCGGATGGTGGTGCATCATACGGTATCGTGCGGTGCCGGGAGCAACCGGTAGAGACCGAAGACACATTGTCCAGTCATTCAAAAGGTACGCCATACTTACAGTGTGGTGGTACATATTCACACAGGGTATATGGTTTGGCGTAGGTCCCATCATGGACTTGGTATTTGTATATACGGGTGGCCATTGCCACTACGACGTATTTGATGACGCAGGTCACGTGAACGAAAACTTCCAGGGCTCGGGCACCCGGACCCAGCGCGCGTTGGCGCTCATTCACAACGTCCTCACATTGCACGGCACCGACCAAGAGCACCACCAGCAGCAACTTTGGGACCGCTCGATGGAGTCAATCCAGGGCGCTCTGCAGGCGACGGGGCCGAAAAACGCCGAAAACGTAACGGCCAGCGCTGCCGCTGGCATCAATGCTTTTATCCATGACCAGATGCACAGGTGGCAGGGTCCGCTTACCACTTCAGCACAATGTAGACGTTTCGGAGGCCATTGGGCAGGAGGACACGATCCATCTGGGCACGTGTTTTTGGCTACCTTGATGTGCATGTTTCTTCTAGGGGAACTTCGTGTGTTTGGGCGTCGCGCACTAGCTCATTTGTACGCCCAAAAATGGCAGCTTGTACGATTGGTGACCCGGCTCTTCGATACTGGACCGCTATGGACATGGCGGCGGTGTGGCGGCAACTCAATGAGCTGTGGCGCCCGTCTGTGGCGTGCGCTGGTTGAGCCGCCGGCCGCGTGCGCGGCCGCGCTGCTGCGTTTGACGCGATGTATTGCATGCGATCACCCAGTAGTGATATTGCTGATACTCTTGGTCACGTGGTTATGGCAGTTGCTGTTGACTGCGGTGGCGTCACGTTTCCACACCGTACGTGAGCACATGTCTGGATTGTTGGCTGCGTATATAGTGACGGGCGTTGTCTATGCTCGCGATGCAGCCGCGCTACGTTCACTATGA
- the MET13 gene encoding methylenetetrahydrofolate reductase (NAD(P)H) MET13 (Major isozyme of methylenetetrahydrofolate reductase~similar to YGL125W): protein MKITEKLEQHRQTSGKPTYSFEYFVPKTTQGVQNLYDRMDRMYEASLPQFIDITWNAGGGRLSHLSTDLVATAQSVLGLETCMHLTCTNMPVSMIDEALENAYHSGCQNILALRGDPPRDAENWTPVEGGFQYAKDLIKYIKSKYGDHFAIGVAGYPECHPELPTKDVKLDLEYLKQKIDAGGDFIITQMFYDVDNFINWCSQVRAAGMDVPIIPGIMPITTYAAFLRRAQWGQISIPQQFLSQLDPIKDDDELVRDIGTNLIVQMCQKLLNSGYISHLHIYTMNLEKAPLMILERLNILPTESEFNAHPLAVLPWRKSLNPKRKNEEVRPIFWKRRPYSYVARTSQWAVDEFPNGRFGDSSSPAFGDLDLCGSDLIRQSANKCLELWSTPTSINDIAFLVINYLNGNLKCLPWSDIPINDEINAIKTHLIELNKHSIITINSQPQVNGIRSNDKIHGWGPKDGYVYQKQYLEFMLPKTKLPKLIDTLKNNEFLTYFAIDSQGDLLSNHPDNSKSNAVTWGIFPGREILQPTIVEKISFLAWKEEFYHILNEWKLNMNKYDKPHSAHFIQSLIDDYCLVNIVDNDYISPDDQIHSILLSL from the coding sequence ATGAAAATCACGGAAAAGTTAGAACAGCATAGACAGACCTCTGGCAAACCCACGTACTCATTCGAGTACTTCGTCCCCAAGACTACACAAGGTGTACAGAATCTGTACGACCGGATGGACCGGATGTACGAGGCGTCTCTACCTCAGTTCATTGACATCACCTGGAATGCGGGCGGTGGACGTTTGTCTCATTTGTCAACGGACTTGGTTGCGACAGCGCAGTCTGTGCTCGGTCTGGAAACCTGCATGCACTTGACCTGCACTAATATGCCCGTCTCGATGATTGACGAGGCTTTAGAGAACGCTTACCACTCCGGGTGCCAGAATATCCTAGCTCTAAGAGGTGATCCTCCTAGGGATGCCGAAAACTGGACACCCGTTGAAGGGGGCTTTCAGTATGCCAAGGACTTGATCAAGTACATCAAGTCCAAGTACGGTGACCATTTCGCTATCGGGGTTGCCGGCTACCCGGAGTGCCATCCGGAGTTGCCCACTAAGGACGTCAAGCTTGATCTCGAGTATTTGAAACAGAAGATCGACGCCGGCGGCGACTTCATTATCACTCAGATGTTTTACGATGTTGACAATTTCATTAACTGGTGTTCTCAAGTTAGAGCTGCGGGCATGGACGTGCCCATTATTCCCGGGATCATGCCCATCACTACTTACGCGGCATTCTTAAGAAGGGCTCAATGGGGCCAAATCTCCATCCCGCAGCAGTTCTTGTCCCAACTGGACCCTATCAAGGATGATGACGAGTTGGTACGTGATATCGGAACTAATTTGATCGTGCAAATGTGCCAAAAACTGCTCAACAGTGGCTACATCTCGCACTTGCACATCTACACCATGAACTTGGAAAAGGCCCCCCTCATGATTTTGGAAAGGTTGAACATTCTCCCTACGGAATCCGAGTTCAATGCTCATCCATTGGCCGTGTTGCCTTGGAGGAAGTCTTTGAATCCGAAGCGTAAAAACGAGGAGGTCAGACCTATCTTCTGGAAGAGAAGACCTTACTCCTATGTCGCGAGAACCTCTCAATGGGCCGTCGACGAATTTCCCAACGGTAGATTTGGTGATTCATCTTCGCCCGCGTTCGGTGACTTGGATCTGTGCGGATCAGACTTGATCAGGCAATCCGCGAACAAATGTCTCGAATTATGGTCTACCCCTACTTCCATCAATGACATCGCCTTCTTGGTCATTAACTACTTGAATGGGAACTTGAAGTGTTTGCCCTGGAGTGATATTCCCATCAATGACGAAATTAACGCAATCAAAACTCACTTGATCGAGTTGAACAAGCACTCCATCATCACCATAAATTCTCAACCTCAAGTCAACGGCATTAGGTCCAATGACAAAATTCATGGTTGGGGGCCCAAGGATGGTTATGTTTATCAGAAGCAATATCTGGAATTTATGTTGCCCAAGACTAAGTTACCGAAGTTGATTGATACCTTGAAGAACAACGAGTTCTTGACCTACTTCGCCATCGACTCTCAAGGAGACCTACTAAGTAACCATCCAGACAACTCTAAATCCAATGCTGTCACTTGGGGGATTTTCCCCGGCAGAGAAATTCTTCAACCTACCATTGTCGAGAAAATATCCTTCTTGGCATGGAAGGAGGAATTCTATCATATCTTAAATGAATGGAAACTAAACATGAATAAATATGATAAACCACATAGTGCCCACTTCATTCAGTCCTTGATTGATGATTACTGCTTAGTCAATATTGTCGACAATGACTACATTTCTCCAGATGATCAAATCCATTCCATCCTACTAAGCCTATAA
- the CWC23 gene encoding U2-type spliceosomal complex subunit CWC23 (Component of a complex containing Cef1p~similar to YGL128C) has protein sequence MPGHELEDVINQRLNLYDVLELPTPLDAHTIYDDLPQIKRKYRSLALKYHPDKHPNDPSIIHKFHLLSTATSILTNVDVRPHYDRWLIDFLRKTNDVERNRLIQKLEKSESGTATTSSPHVDVSQIQRHGELLRKLKHFNLPYGDWKHLDRQDQEDVSHHSYYDCSTLRIVLDNFPQSNNKSSCFSHLRNYVFITLSPNEIYDIYFSERNNYSKNDTIITYTVFDTPITAQHIFRSWSGGNLTPTVHDISPLIPLHYYSDFNLETELNDDIARLVSNEPILLD, from the coding sequence ATGCCAGGGCACGAACTGGAAGACGTAATAAATCAACGTTTGAATCTATACGACGTGCTAGAATTGCCCACCCCTCTGGATGCTCATACTATTTACGATGATCTGCCCCAAATCAAACGCAAATACAGATCCCTTGCCTTGAAGTATCATCCGGACAAACACCCGAATGATCCATCGATCATACACAAATTCCACTTGCTATCGACGGCAACCAGTATCCTCACTAATGTAGACGTGAGGCCCCATTACGACCGCTGGCTAATCGACTTCCTACGGAAAACAAATGatgttgaaagaaatagacTCATACAAAAGCTGGAAAAATCTGAATCAGGTACGGCAACAACTTCCTCACCACATGTTGACGTATCGCAAATTCAACGCCATGGTGAGCTACTCAGGAAACTGAAACATTTCAATCTGCCCTATGGTGACTGGAAACATCTGGACAGACAAGACCAAGAAGATGTTTCGCACCATTCATATTACGATTGCTCTACTTTGAGGATTGTCCTTGACAACTTCCCGcaatcaaataataaatcgAGCTGCTTTTCTCATTTGCGTAATTATGTATTTATCACGCTGAGTCCCAACGAAATCTACGACATATACTTCTCTGAAAGAAACAACTATTCCAAGAACGATACCATCATTACATATACCGTCTTCGATACCCCCATCACGGCACAACACATATTCCGAAGCTGGTCAGGTGGGAACCTCACACCCACTGTCCACGATATCTCGCCATTGATCCCGCTACATTACTACTCGGATTTTAACTTGGAAACAGAACTGAACGATGATATTGCAAGATTGGTCTCTAATGAACCTATTCTGCTCGACTAG